A window of Komagataella phaffii GS115 chromosome 1, complete sequence contains these coding sequences:
- a CDS encoding Protein that recognizes and binds damaged DNA in an ATP-dependent manner (with Rad7p), with product MTKASEAGGFIVDDPDYKKPARRRRAAKKAVSYVETDDELPPNGTSSSKSSRKRKVKDESEDEEYQESLGTDKVDDIKPEDDEEEDAIVIRGTSTGRNRPNGASIVNAISLSDLSDLSDLEQNIDIPEELEELDLEVVEEAEAPRPKKKRKTPAKPKKPRVPYFTRVTEKLYNIHPSLKDVFPNLDQHEQIEVKKATQPEGMTCTLLPFQLEGLNWLVKQEESEFGGGVLADEMGMGKTIQTIALFMHDRTKSPNLVIAPTVALMQWKSEIELHTNGILKVGVFHGQNRGKSAEELKEYDVILTTYSVLESVYRKQNYGFKRKRGLVKEPSPLHNTHFYRVILDEAHNIKDRQSGTAKAANSLDTEKRWCLSGTPLQNRIGEMYSLIRFMKLYPFCEYFCTKCDCRSTEWKFTNWKCCDTCGHTPMLHTNFFNHFMLKNIQKYGVEGLGLESFKNIRLLLKNIMLRRTKVQRADDLGLPPRIVEIRRDRFNEEEKDLYASLYSDSKRKFNDYVAEGVVLNNYANIFTLITRMRQLADHPDLVLRRVGTNSIDSSGMPEGVIVCQLCDDEAEEPIESKCHHKFCRLCVSEYVEGFNGDPNKLECPVCHLALSIDLEGPAIEVDLELIKKGSIVNRIRMGGEWRSSTKIEALVEELFHLRSDRVTIKSIVFSQFTSMLDLVEWRLKRAGFETVKLQGSMSPLQRESTIKHFMETPSVEVFLVSLKAGGVALNLCEASQVFILDPWWNPSVEWQSGDRVHRIGQHRPVKITRFCIEDSIESRIIELQDKKANMIHATINQDDAAISRLTPSDLQFLFMN from the coding sequence ATGACCAAAGCAAGCGAAGCAGGCGGATTCATAGTGGACGACCCAGACTACAAGAAACCCGCcaggagaagaagagctGCGAAGAAAGCTGTCTCCTACGTTGAGACGGACGATGAGCTTCCTCCAAACGGTACCTCATCCTCTAAATCTTCTAGGAAGAGGAAGGTAAAGGACGAatctgaagatgaggagTACCAGGAGTCGCTTGGAACAGACAAGGTTGACGATATTAAACCcgaagacgatgaagaagaagatgcTATTGTTATTAGAGGGACTAGCACCGGCAGAAACAGACCTAATGGTGCCAGTATTGTTAACGCAATTAGTCTTTCAGATCTCAGTGATCTGAGCGATTTGGAACAGAATATTGATATACCAGAGGAATTAGAGGAACTCGACCTGGAAGTAGTTGAGGAGGCTGAGGCTCCTAGacccaaaaagaaacggAAGACACCAGCAAAACCGAAGAAACCAAGAGTACCTTATTTCACTAGAGTAACTGAAAAACTCTACAACAttcatccttctttgaaagatgtCTTTCCGAATTTAGACCAGCACGAACAAATCGAAGTGAAAAAAGCCACTCAGCCCGAAGGAATGACTTGTACTCTCTTGCCGTTTCAACTTGAAGGTCTTAACTGGCTCGTCAAGCAGGAGGAGAGCGAGTTTGGTGGGGGTGTACTGGCAGATGAGATGGGAATGGGGAAGACCATCCAGACTATTGCGTTGTTTATGCATGACAGAACTAAGTCCCCCAATCTGGTTATTGCACCCACGGTGGCACTAATGCAGTGGAAAAGTGAGATAGAACTTCATACCAATGGGATACTGAAGGTCGGGGTCTTTCATGGTCAAAATAGAGGAAAGAGTGCCGAAGAGTTAAAGGAATATGATGTGATACTGACAACTTATTCGGTTCTTGAATCGGTTTATAGGAAGCAAAACTATGGATTCAAACGAAAACGTGGACTGGTGAAAGAACCCAGTCCTTTGCACAATACGCATTTTTATAGGGTCATTTTAGACGAAGCCCACAATATTAAGGACAGACAAAGCGGGACAGCCAAAGCTGCAAATTCTCTAGACACAGAGAAGAGATGGTGCTTGTCAGGTACTCCGCTACAGAAtagaattggagaaatgTATTCTCTAATTCGTTTTATGAAACTGTACCCATTCTGTGAGTATTTCTGCACTAAGTGTGATTGCCGATCCACGGAGTGGAAATTCACTAATTGGAAATGTTGTGACACATGTGGACATACTCCCATGTTACACAccaattttttcaaccatttcatgttgaaaaatattcagAAGTACGGGGTAGAAGGCCTCGGGTTGGAGAGCTTCAAGAATATCAGATtattattgaaaaatataatGCTGAGAAGAACCAAAGTTCAGCGGGCTGACGACTTGGGTCTTCCTCCCAGAATTGTCGAGATCCGCCGTGATAGATTCAATGAGGAGGAAAAGGACTTGTATGCAAGCTTGTATTCCGACAGTAAGAGAAAGTTCAATGACTATGTTGCGGAGGGGGTTGTTCTGAACAACTATGCCAACATCTTTACACTGATTACTCGGATGCGTCAACTTGCAGACCATCCTGATCTGGTACTCAGAAGAGTTGGTACCAACAGCATCGATAGTTCTGGTATGCCAGAAGGAGTCATTGTATGCCAATTGTGTGATGATGAGGCTGAAGAGCCTATTGAAAGTAAATGTCACCACAAATTCTGTCGCTTGTGTGTTTCCGAATATGTGGAAGGTTTCAACGGAGACCCAAACAAACTGGAGTGCCCAGTATGTCACTTGGCATTAAGCATAGACTTAGAAGGTCCAGCAATAGAAGTGGACCTCGAACTTATTAAAAAGGGAAGCATTGTGAATCGTATTAGAATGGGAGGTGAATGGAGGTCTTCAACCAAGATTGAAGCCTTGGTGGAGGAGTTGTTTCATCTTAGAAGTGACCGTGTCACTATCAAATCGATTGTTTTCTCTCAATTTACCAGTATGTTGGACCTGGTAGAATGGCGTTTGAAAAGAGCAGGGTTTGAAACTGTTAAATTGCAAGGTTCAATGTCTCctctccaaagagaaagtaCTATCAAGCACTTTATGGAAACTCCGTCCGTAGAGGTGTTTTTGGTGTCTTTGAAAGCTGGAGGTGTGGCACTTAACTTATGTGAAGCTTCACAAGTATTCATTCTTGACCCTTGGTGGAATCCTTCGGTTGAATGGCAATCTGGTGACCGTGTTCATCGAATTGGCCAACATAGGCCTGTGAAGATTACCAGATTTTGTATAGAAGATAGCATTGAGTCCAGAATCATCGAGTTGCAAGATAAAAAGGCAAATATGATTCATGCGACCATTAACCAAGATGATGCTGCTATCAGCAGATTGACACCTTCAGACCTACAATTTTTGTTTATGAACTGA